The Desulfurellaceae bacterium genome has a window encoding:
- a CDS encoding acyl-CoA dehydrogenase family protein: MNPVSAARELQPIIRKYLGEGEKEARLVNEVFAAVGQAGLFRLFAPHEVGGLEVSPAVALAAIEAVSAADPAVGWCIGNSQPACLAAGWLAEDERARLFAEPHRNFGFSAAPAGRAVAEQGGYRLSGQWPVVTGCEDASWCALAGLVMDGETPRQVNGVPDGRLFLIPTADLVISPTWRGAAAMRGTGSHAVSVDQVFVPEGFAHTPAKPRVIDRPLYRLPLPLLFAPAGVAVALGALDTAVASAREALGAKVSSFSGQTIRDQTPIQELIAHSSAALRAARAGLLAATNAVWELASRGAGVPLPLRAELYASTFYVLDTARDTVSHLYARGTRAGFMQGNPLERALRNLHAIAFGYESSRGLQHSAGRVLLGGEPLDPLF, from the coding sequence ATGAACCCCGTCAGTGCTGCACGCGAACTGCAGCCCATAATCCGAAAGTATCTTGGCGAAGGAGAAAAGGAAGCCAGACTGGTGAACGAAGTGTTCGCCGCGGTCGGCCAGGCCGGGCTCTTCCGCCTCTTCGCTCCGCACGAAGTCGGGGGCCTGGAAGTCTCTCCGGCTGTCGCGCTGGCTGCTATCGAGGCGGTCAGTGCCGCCGATCCGGCCGTTGGCTGGTGTATTGGCAATTCTCAGCCCGCCTGCCTGGCGGCCGGCTGGCTGGCCGAGGACGAGCGGGCAAGGCTGTTTGCCGAGCCGCATCGCAACTTTGGCTTCTCGGCCGCACCGGCCGGCCGGGCCGTTGCGGAACAGGGTGGCTATCGCCTCAGCGGCCAGTGGCCGGTTGTGACGGGCTGTGAGGATGCGAGTTGGTGCGCCCTGGCGGGTCTCGTCATGGATGGCGAGACGCCGCGCCAGGTGAATGGCGTCCCCGACGGACGGCTTTTCCTGATTCCGACGGCGGACCTCGTCATCTCTCCCACCTGGCGGGGGGCTGCGGCGATGCGGGGAACGGGCAGTCACGCGGTGAGTGTCGATCAGGTCTTCGTACCCGAAGGCTTCGCCCATACCCCGGCGAAGCCACGCGTGATCGACCGTCCCTTGTATCGCCTGCCACTCCCGTTGTTGTTTGCGCCAGCCGGTGTTGCCGTCGCCCTGGGAGCCTTGGACACCGCTGTGGCGAGCGCCAGAGAAGCGCTGGGTGCGAAGGTCTCCTCCTTCAGCGGGCAGACGATCCGTGACCAAACCCCGATTCAGGAGCTGATTGCCCACAGCAGCGCCGCGTTGCGGGCGGCCCGGGCAGGACTGTTGGCCGCAACGAACGCGGTCTGGGAGCTGGCGAGTCGGGGTGCTGGGGTTCCGCTGCCGCTCCGGGCGGAACTGTACGCCTCGACTTTCTACGTCTTGGACACGGCGCGGGATACCGTCAGCCACCTGTACGCCCGGGGCACGCGGGCAGGGTTCATGCAGGGCAATCCACTTGAACGGGCGCTCAGAAATCTGCACGCCATCGCCTTTGGCTATGAGTCCTCGCGTGGCCTTCAGCATTCCGCCGGGCGGGTCTTACTCGGCGGCGAGCCGCTCGACCCACTGTTCTGA